The genomic region TTACCCAGAAACACTGACAAGGTTCGGCTTCGAGATAATAGAGGAAGTGTGCAAAGCACATAATTGTGAAATAGTAGTTCTTAATATGGAAGACAAAACACCGGAACAAGAGTTAATCGAAGACCTAATCTCAATCCTAGTCTCCTTTAGCGGAAAATTGCAAGGAATAAGGAGTCACAAATACGAAAAGGTGAAGAAGTGTGTCGAGGAAATTAAGAATTAAATCACTCCAACCAGAGGAGGAGTACATTTACTTAACATACTCCTTGGAGAATGATAAGAAGGAGGAGACGAAAATACTACTGGAGAACTATAAGACGCTACTGCAAAAAGCATTAGACTGGCTGTGGGATAGAACTAAGATAGAGAGAAAAGAAGTGAAGAAGGGTAAGAAAGTACTCATGAAGGTCAAAGTCAAGTTACCTAAAAAGAAGGAAGTGTACAAGGCGTTAAGAGACGAGTTAGAGAAGGTCAACAAGTTAGCTTCCCACTACGTTGATAAGGCAATTAATGACGCTTACTCAATACTGGAAAGTTGGAAGAGGAGGGCTGAGAAGGGACAAGCGTCACTGAGTAAACCAACACTGAGGAAGGTTTACGTTAGGGTAAAATCAACGCTCAGAAAGGTTGAGGGCGAAGAGGTTAGGATTACTGTAAGACCTTACGAATACGTCACATTCTCTTGGTCTCACACTTGGTTTTCACGAAGGGTTAAGGGGCTAGAACTAGGTGAGCCCGTGATAAAGGAGGATAAGGTGTACCTGCCATTTCGTTACAGATTACCTTGGTTTACTCCCCTTGACTTTCTCTCTATTGATAGTAACCTCTATACTCTAGACGCATACGATGGTGAGAAGTTCGTTACTTTCTCAATGAAGGAGTTATACAGTATGAAGTACGGTATGGAGTTGAAGAGGG from Acidianus ambivalens harbors:
- a CDS encoding RNA-guided endonuclease InsQ/TnpB family protein, which encodes MSRKLRIKSLQPEEEYIYLTYSLENDKKEETKILLENYKTLLQKALDWLWDRTKIERKEVKKGKKVLMKVKVKLPKKKEVYKALRDELEKVNKLASHYVDKAINDAYSILESWKRRAEKGQASLSKPTLRKVYVRVKSTLRKVEGEEVRITVRPYEYVTFSWSHTWFSRRVKGLELGEPVIKEDKVYLPFRYRLPWFTPLDFLSIDSNLYTLDAYDGEKFVTFSMKELYSMKYGMELKRGRIQSFASKHGRKGKELMRKYSHREKNRVLDYIHKFVNKLLEMYPMTTFVVEKLNKQEMFKDANDSLSKKISKTVWRSIHRVLKYKALLYGSFLKEVNPRLTSKSCPRCGWVSRKVGRTFHCERCGLTMDRQLNASLNIYLKMCGFPHIRDIPRVWVGVIPLKGRRGNGFPRDSVEAQGLRIRYDFMKIQ